A DNA window from Theobroma cacao cultivar B97-61/B2 chromosome 5, Criollo_cocoa_genome_V2, whole genome shotgun sequence contains the following coding sequences:
- the LOC18597543 gene encoding uncharacterized protein LOC18597543 isoform X1 — protein MAEPNRSSPSASASASASSSSSSSSYREDSGGAAGAAASSSGTSSQVREEEEGQDHEYRQHLQHFHNPELENQHIDLVSYRGNLSAFDDSSTVIGDDTWSCIIVVLTFWFFVSMTLILGVYGAVNIRVGPNCSLLLQPNPIFVQSVKVEEVDDTKPGLKLYGFYKSPSLDVVTTWSETRTTTVQADSHKEWIHYLNRGSQVNISYNVNSAGSSVFLIIAQGSEGLSQWLEDPTYPNTTLSWNIVRGSGMIQQDIYRSSSYYIALGNLNSEDVEVELNITVRAFIYNTTEAYYRCTFGNGLCSLSVLFPQGNSVVLTSPGLEQSTSADDWSVRLSYGPRWIIYIVGIGGMTAIMLVAFNFLNKFQFTRGGETNLHYRENASARAPLLSNKDDDISSWGSSYDSVSSDEADLEDFLAAGSVEGTSIREGENSNNTRRLCAICFDAPRDCFFLPCGHCVACFACGSRIAEAAGTCPICRRNMKKVRKIFTV, from the exons ATGGCGGAGCCAAATCGGAGTTCACCTTCCGCCTCCGCCTCCGCCTCTGCCTCCTCCTCCTCTTCATCTTCGTCTTACAGGGAGGATTCAGGCGGTGCGGCCGGGGCGGCGGCGTCGTCTTCGGGTACTTCTTCGCAGGTTCGAGAGGAAGAGGAAGGGCAAGATCACGAGTATCGGCAGCATCTGCAGCATTTTCATAACCCTGAGCTAGAGAATCAGCACATTGACCTAGTTTCTTATAGAGGTAACTTATCTGCTTTCGATGATTCGTCAACGGTGATTGGAGACGACACGTGGTCTTGCATCATCGTGGTTCTCACTTTTTGGTTTTTCG TGTCTATGACTTTGATTTTGGGTGTTTACGGGGCGGTGAATATACGGGTCGGTCCGAATTGTTCCCTTCTACTTCAACCGAATCCTATTTTTGTTCAGAGTGTAAAG GTTGAGGAGGTAGATGATACCAAGCCAGGGCTCAAACTATATGGATTTTATAAATCTCCATCTCTTGATGTAGTGACTACCTGGTCTGAAACTCGTACCACTACTGTTCAAGCTGATTCTCACAAG GAGTGGATTCATTATCTGAACAGGGGCTCTCAAGttaatatttcatataatgTGAACTCAGCAGGCTCCTCTGTTTTCCTTATAATTGCTCAAG GCAGTGAGGGCCTTTCTCAATGGCTTGAGGACCCAACATATCCTAACACCACTTTGTCGTGGAACATTGTTCGTG GAAGTGGTATGATTCAGCAGGATATATATAGATCTTCAAGTTACTATATTGCACTGGGTAATTTGAACTCAGAGGATGTGGAG GTGGAGTTAAACATCACAGTCAGGGCTTTCATCTACAATACGACTGAAGCTTACTACAGATGTACCTTCGGTAATGGCCTGTGTAGCTTGAGTGTTTTGTTTCCTCAGGGAAATTCTGTTGTCTTGACTTCTCCAGGTCTAGAACAG AGTACATCTGCAGATGACTGGTCTGTCAGATTGTCATATGGACCAAGatggattatatatatagttgGCATTG GTGGAATGACAGCAATCATGTTGGTAGCCTTCAACTTCTTAAACAAGTTCCAATTTACCCGTGGAGGTGAAACAAATCTTCATTATAGGGAGAATGCTTCTGCAAGGGCCCCTCTGCTTTCTAACAAAGATGATGATATCTCAAGTTGGggttcatcctacgattctgTCTCAAGTGATGAGGCAGATCTTGAAGATTTTCTGGCAGCAGGTTCTGTTGAAGGGACATCAATAAGAGAAGGTGAAAACAGTAACAATACCCGACGTCTTTGTGCGATTTGCTTCGATGCTCCAAGGGACTGCTTCTTCCTTCCTTGTGGGCACTGTGTGGCTTGCTTTGCATGTGGATCTAG AATCGCAGAGGCTGCTGGAACTTGCCCCATTTGCCGTCGGAACATGAAGAAAGTGAGGAAGATTTTCACAGTATAA
- the LOC18597548 gene encoding protein N-methyltransferase NNT1 isoform X2, whose protein sequence is MDIALFSPSSLFADDADDEEVSVDEDQTEIHQSYVERKHQFSGIELLIREFSFHQLNANLLWPGTFAFSEWLVQHQSWIDGRRCLELGSGTGALAIFLRKSFNLDITTSDYDDQEIEENIAHNCQANGITPVLPHIKHSWGDPFPTADPDWDLVIASDILLYVKQYPNLIKSLSYLLKSYKPKEDKAVCPVGNDQNSGNESAWGCLHQHF, encoded by the exons ATGGACATAGCTCTCTTCTCTCCATCTTCACTCTTCGCCGACGACGCCGACGACGAAGAAGTCTCTGTTG ATGAGGACCAAACAGAGATCCATCAGAGCTATGTGGAGAGGAAGCACCAGTTTTCTGGCATT GAGTTGCTTATTCGAGAATTTTCCTTTCACCAGTTGAATGCTAACTTACTCTGGCCGGGTACATTTGCATTTTCAGAATGGCTAGTTCAACATCAATCATGGATAGATGGTCGGCGTTGCCTTGAACTGGGCAG TGGGACTGGAGCTTTGGCTATTTTTCTCCGAAAATCATTTAATCTTGACATAACAACATCAGACTATGATGATCAGGAAATTGAAGAGAACATAGCTCATAACTGCCAGGCAAATGGAATTACACCTGTCCTTCCTCATATAAAGC ATTCTTGGGGAGACCCCTTTCCAACTGCTGACCCAGACTGGGACCTGGTCATCGCAAGTGATATCCTGTTGT ATGTCAAACAGTACCCTAACTTGATAAAGTCTCTCTCTTATCTCCTAAAATCTTACAAGCCTAAAGAAGACAAAGCTGTTTGTCCTGTGGGAAATGACCAGAATAGTGGTAAC GAAAGCGCATGGGGTTGCCTGCACCAGCATTTCTAA
- the LOC18597547 gene encoding LOW QUALITY PROTEIN: U3 small nucleolar RNA-associated protein 18 homolog (The sequence of the model RefSeq protein was modified relative to this genomic sequence to represent the inferred CDS: substituted 1 base at 1 genomic stop codon) encodes LLGEESKERKAVWVDEEEEKTTINIAKVNRLRKLRKEEDESVISGSEYISRLRAQNAKWNPGTEWAELDPGLRNCTIYDDESSDEEGGVVAAHGYRNVKADDDILRTNEDLVVKSSVKLLPGLLEYSRLVDANAEEPANGPINSVQFHRNAQLLFAAGLDRRIRFFQIDGKRNTKIQSLFLADCPVRKASFLPDGSQVIIVGRRKFLYCFDLVKAKIDKIGPLVGREEKSLEVFEVSPNSSTIAFLGNEGYILLVSTKTKALIGTLKMNGTVRSLAFADDEKQLLSSGGDGXVYHWDLRTRTCFHKAVDEGCINGTALCTSLTGRMFAAGSDSGIVNIYNRDEFLGGKRKPIKTVENLTTEVDFMKFNSDAQILAICSTLKKNSLKLIHVPSFTVYSNWPPPNVNLHYPRCLDFSPGGGFVAVGNAAGKVLLYKLHHYSHAQSACLKHHVFVCGSSAAI; translated from the coding sequence CTTTTGGGAGAGGAGAGTAAGGAAAGGAAAGCTGTTTGGGTGGATGAGGAGGAGGAAAAAACCACAATAAACATAGCTAAGGTTAATAGGTTGAGAAAGTTGAGGAAGGAAGAGGATGAGAGTGTGATTTCTGGTTCAGAGTATATTTCTAGACTCCGGGCTCAGAATGCTAAGTGGAACCCAGGGACAGAATGGGCAGAGCTGGATCCAGGGTTAAGGAACTGTACTATTTATGATGATGAATCATCAGATGAAGAAGGGGGTGTTGTAGCTGCTCATGGTTATAGAAATGTCAaagctgatgatgatattcTGAGAACAAATGAGGATCTTGTGGTGAAGAGTAGTGTTAAACTGTTGCCAGGGCTTCTTGAGTATTCAAGACTAGTGGATGCAAATGCTGAGGAACCTGCTAATGGTCCAATAAATTCCGTTCAGTTCCATAGGAATGCTCAGTTACTATTTGCTGCTGGATTGGATAGGAGGATCAGGTTTTTTCAGATTGATGGTAAACGGAATACCAAAATACAAAGCCTCTTTCTTGCAGATTGTCCTGTTCGAAAGGCATCTTTCTTACCTGATGGTTCTCAGGTCATTATAGTAGGGAGGAGGAAGTTcctctattgttttgatttagtgaaagcaaaaattgataaaataggGCCTTTGGTTGGTAGGGAGGAAAAAAGCTTGGAAGTTTTTGAGGTTTCCCCGAATTCTAGTACGATTGCTTTTTTGGGAAATGAAGGTTATATCTTGTTGGTTTCAACCAAAACAAAGGCACTGATCGGAACACTGAAGATGAATGGAACTGTCCGTTCTCTAGCTTTTGCTGATGATGAGAAGCAATTATTGAGCTCTGGTGGGGATGGATAGGTCTACCATTGGGACTTGAGAACAAGAACTTGCTTCCATAAGGCTGTGGATGAAGGCTGCATCAATGGTACAGCTCTTTGCACATCACTGACTGGAAGAATGTTTGCAGCTGGTTCAGACAGTGGGATAGTGAACATTTACAACAGAGATGAATTCTTGGGAGGTAAAAGAAAACCAATCAAGACTGTTGAGAATCTAACCACCGAAGTTGATTTTATGAAGTTTAATAGTGATGCTCAAATACTAGCTATCTGTTCTACCTTGAAGAAAAACAGTTTGAAGCTGATACATGTCCCATCGTTTACTGTATACTCGAATTGGCCTCCACCGAATGTGAACTTACATTATCCCCGCTGCTTGGATTTCAGTCCTGGTGGTGGTTTCGTGGCTGTTGGGAATGCTGCTGGCAAAGTGCTACTATACAAGTTGCATCATTACAGTCATGCACAGAGTGCTTGTTTGAAGCATCATGTATTTGTGTGTGGGAGTTCAGCTGCCATCTAG
- the LOC18597542 gene encoding probable pyridoxal 5'-phosphate synthase subunit PDX1 — MAGTGVVAVYGNGAITETHKSPFSVKVGLAQMLRGGVIMDVVTPEQARIAEEAGACAVMALERVPADIRAQGGVARMSDPQLIKEIKQAVTIPVMAKARIGHFVEAQILEAIGIDYVDESEVLTPADEENHINKHNFRIPFVCGCRNLGEALRRIREGAAMIRTKGEAGTGNIIEAVRHVRSVMGDIRVLRNMDDDEVFSFAKKIQSPYDLVMQTKQLGRLPVVHFAAGGVATPADAALMMQLGCDGVFVGSGVFKSGDPARRARAIVQAVTHYSDPDVLAEVSCGLGEAMVGLNLNDKKVERFAARSE, encoded by the coding sequence ATGGCAGGAACCGGGGTGGTTGCTGTTTATGGAAACGGGGCGATAACCGAAACCCACAAGTCTCCTTTCTCAGTGAAAGTTGGGTTGGCGCAAATGCTCCGAGGCGGGGTCATCATGGACGTGGTCACCCCGGAACAAGCCCGCATCGCTGAAGAAGCGGGAGCCTGCGCCGTCATGGCTCTCGAGCGAGTCCCCGCCGATATCCGAGCTCAAGGCGGTGTGGCCCGAATGAGTGATCCACAACTCATCAAGGAAATTAAGCAAGCGGTTACTATCCCCGTCATGGCTAAGGCCCGTATTGGTCATTTCGTTGAGGCCCAGATCCTTGAAGCCATCGGAATCGATTATGTTGACGAGAGCGAAGTGCTTACCCCAGCCGACGAAGAGAACCACATTAACAAACATAATTTTCGGATTCCTTTCGTTTGCGGGTGTCGGAATTTGGGGGAAGCGCTTCGGAGGATCCGGGAAGGAGCTGCTATGATTCGAACCAAAGGAGAAGCTGGGACCGGCAACATTATCGAAGCCGTTAGGCACGTGAGGTCCGTGATGGGAGACATTAGGGTGCTTAGAAACATGGATGATGATGAGGTTTTCAGCTTCGCTAAGAAAATTCAGTCCCCATACGATTTGGTCATGCAGACGAAGCAACTGGGGAGGTTGCCCGTGGTGCACTTTGCTGCCGGAGGAGTGGCGACGCCGGCTGATGCGGCGTTGATGATGCAGTTGGGCTGCGATGGAGTGTTTGTGGGGTCTGGGGTTTTTAAGAGTGGTGACCCGGCGAGACGGGCCCGGGCTATTGTCCAGGCCGTCACTCATTATAGTGACCCGGACGTGCTTGCTGAAGTTAGCTGTGGGCTTGGTGAGGCTATGGTTGGTCTTAATTTGAATGATAAGAAGGTTGAGAGGTTCGCGGCTCGGTCTGAATAA
- the LOC18597541 gene encoding rhodanese-like domain-containing protein 10 gives MAIQLNHFRASTLKQEKQPQPPFFTSSKTRTFRVAAASSNALQLIQSGEVKPIPPKDAATAMNSEGFRLLDIRPEWEREKAHVKGSVHVPLFVKDMDNSPITLLKKWVHFGYIGLWTGQNFTMINPNFIREVEAAVPDKDAKLLVACGEGLRSMMATSKLYEGGYKNLGWLAGGFNRAADGDFPEVEGPEKLQYATLGGASYYFFQLLLLLQAVGKE, from the exons atggCGATTCAACTGAACCACTTCCGGGCATCAACGCTGAAGCAAGAGAAGCAACCGCAGCCGCCTTTCTTCACTTCCTCAAAAACCCGAACGTTTAGGGTGGCTGCCGCGTCAAGCAACGCCCTGCAGCTAATTCAGTCGGGGGAGGTGAAGCCTATACCGCCGAAGGACGCAGCTACGGCCATGAATTCCGAGGGGTTCAGGTTACTTGACATCAGACCCGAGTGGGAGCGAGAAAAAGCGCACGTCAAAGGGTCAGTTCACGTGCCCCTCTTCGTCAAGGACATGGACAATAGTCCCATTACTCTTTTGAAGAAGTGGGTTCATTTTGGCTACATTGGGCTGTGGACTGGCCAAAACTTTACCATGATTAATCCTAATTTCATCCGGGAGGTAGAAGCTGCTGTTCCTGACAAGGATGCTAAGCTGCTTGTAGCTTGTGGCGAAGGGCTCAG GTCCATGATGGCAACTTCAAAGTTATACGAGGGAGGATACAAGAACTTGGGGTGGTTGGCCGGAGGATTCAATCGTGCTGCAGATGGTGATTTCCCGGAAGTGGAAGGACCTGAAAAGTTGCAATATGCTACGCTTGGGGGTGCTTCGTACTACTTTTTTCAATTGCTCCTTCTCTTACAAGCCGTGGGCAAAGAGTAA
- the LOC18597543 gene encoding uncharacterized protein LOC18597543 isoform X2, translating to MAEPNRSSPSASASASASSSSSSSSYREDSGGAAGAAASSSGTSSQVREEEEGQDHEYRQHLQHFHNPELENQHIDLVSYRGNLSAFDDSSTVIGDDTWSCIIVVLTFWFFVSMTLILGVYGAVNIRVGPNCSLLLQPNPIFVQSVKVEEVDDTKPGLKLYGFYKSPSLDVVTTWSETRTTTVQADSHKEWIHYLNRGSQVNISYNVNSAGSSVFLIIAQGSEGLSQWLEDPTYPNTTLSWNIVRGSGMIQQDIYRSSSYYIALGNLNSEDVEVELNITVRAFIYNTTEAYYRCTFGNGLCSLSVLFPQGNSVVLTSPGLEQSTSADDWSVRLSYGPRWIIYIVGIAIMLVAFNFLNKFQFTRGGETNLHYRENASARAPLLSNKDDDISSWGSSYDSVSSDEADLEDFLAAGSVEGTSIREGENSNNTRRLCAICFDAPRDCFFLPCGHCVACFACGSRIAEAAGTCPICRRNMKKVRKIFTV from the exons ATGGCGGAGCCAAATCGGAGTTCACCTTCCGCCTCCGCCTCCGCCTCTGCCTCCTCCTCCTCTTCATCTTCGTCTTACAGGGAGGATTCAGGCGGTGCGGCCGGGGCGGCGGCGTCGTCTTCGGGTACTTCTTCGCAGGTTCGAGAGGAAGAGGAAGGGCAAGATCACGAGTATCGGCAGCATCTGCAGCATTTTCATAACCCTGAGCTAGAGAATCAGCACATTGACCTAGTTTCTTATAGAGGTAACTTATCTGCTTTCGATGATTCGTCAACGGTGATTGGAGACGACACGTGGTCTTGCATCATCGTGGTTCTCACTTTTTGGTTTTTCG TGTCTATGACTTTGATTTTGGGTGTTTACGGGGCGGTGAATATACGGGTCGGTCCGAATTGTTCCCTTCTACTTCAACCGAATCCTATTTTTGTTCAGAGTGTAAAG GTTGAGGAGGTAGATGATACCAAGCCAGGGCTCAAACTATATGGATTTTATAAATCTCCATCTCTTGATGTAGTGACTACCTGGTCTGAAACTCGTACCACTACTGTTCAAGCTGATTCTCACAAG GAGTGGATTCATTATCTGAACAGGGGCTCTCAAGttaatatttcatataatgTGAACTCAGCAGGCTCCTCTGTTTTCCTTATAATTGCTCAAG GCAGTGAGGGCCTTTCTCAATGGCTTGAGGACCCAACATATCCTAACACCACTTTGTCGTGGAACATTGTTCGTG GAAGTGGTATGATTCAGCAGGATATATATAGATCTTCAAGTTACTATATTGCACTGGGTAATTTGAACTCAGAGGATGTGGAG GTGGAGTTAAACATCACAGTCAGGGCTTTCATCTACAATACGACTGAAGCTTACTACAGATGTACCTTCGGTAATGGCCTGTGTAGCTTGAGTGTTTTGTTTCCTCAGGGAAATTCTGTTGTCTTGACTTCTCCAGGTCTAGAACAG AGTACATCTGCAGATGACTGGTCTGTCAGATTGTCATATGGACCAAGatggattatatatatagttgGCATTG CAATCATGTTGGTAGCCTTCAACTTCTTAAACAAGTTCCAATTTACCCGTGGAGGTGAAACAAATCTTCATTATAGGGAGAATGCTTCTGCAAGGGCCCCTCTGCTTTCTAACAAAGATGATGATATCTCAAGTTGGggttcatcctacgattctgTCTCAAGTGATGAGGCAGATCTTGAAGATTTTCTGGCAGCAGGTTCTGTTGAAGGGACATCAATAAGAGAAGGTGAAAACAGTAACAATACCCGACGTCTTTGTGCGATTTGCTTCGATGCTCCAAGGGACTGCTTCTTCCTTCCTTGTGGGCACTGTGTGGCTTGCTTTGCATGTGGATCTAG AATCGCAGAGGCTGCTGGAACTTGCCCCATTTGCCGTCGGAACATGAAGAAAGTGAGGAAGATTTTCACAGTATAA
- the LOC18597545 gene encoding GDSL esterase/lipase CPRD49 has protein sequence MVGPGRPLFVLFGSSIVQFSYSNQGWGAILADIYARKADIVLRGYSGWNSRRALKVLHQVFPKDAGAQPSLVIVYFGGNDSMEPHPLGLGPHVPLPEYVENMKKIAMHLKGLSDKTRVMFLSTPPVNEEQISQTLGVQGRSNEACQIYSEACLKLCKELDVEGIDLWTAIQQRDDWKTACFTDGIHLSSEGSKIVAKEILKALREAKWKPSLYWRTLPTEFEEDSAYDPICQDGRSTLNISELEFSRSVQWE, from the exons ATGGTTGGTCCAGGCAGACCTCTCTTCGTTCTTTTTGGATCTTCCATCGTTCAGTTCAGTTACAGCAACCAAGGCTGGGGTGCGATTCTTGCTGATATATATGCTCGCAAG GCAGACATAGTACTGCGAGGATACTCTGGCTGGAACTCAAGGCGTGCTTTAAAGGTTCTGCATCAAGTCTTTCCAAAG GATGCTGGTGCACAACCTTCGTTGGTGATAGTCTATTTCGGTGGCAACGATTCAATGGAACCCCATCCACTTGGCCTTGGCCCTCATGTACCTCTTCCGGAATATGTTGAGAACATGAAGAAGATTGCTATGCATCTCAAG GGCCTATCAGACAAGACTCGTGTAATGTTTCTTTCTACTCCTCCAGTTAATGAGGAACAAATATCTCAAACCCTTGGTGTTCAAGGTCGAAGCAATGAAGCCTGCCAAATTTATTCTGAAGCTTGTTTGAAACTATGCAAAGAGCTGGATGTAGAAGGTATTGATCTTTGGACTGCAATCCAGCAAAGAGATGATTGGAAGACAGCTTGCTTTAC GGATGGCATCCATCTCTCCTCTGAGGGGAGCAAGATAGTTGCTAAAGAAATCTTGAAAGCCCTGAGAGAGGCAAAGTGGAAACCAAGTTTATACTGGAGGACATTACCAACAGAATTCGAGGAGGATTCGGCCTATGATCCCATCTGTCAAGACGGGAGGAGCACCCTAAACATTTCAGAGCTTGAATTTTCACGAAGTGTGCAATGGGAATAG
- the LOC18597548 gene encoding protein N-methyltransferase NNT1 isoform X1: protein MDIALFSPSSLFADDADDEEVSVDEDQTEIHQSYVERKHQFSGIELLIREFSFHQLNANLLWPGTFAFSEWLVQHQSWIDGRRCLELGSGTGALAIFLRKSFNLDITTSDYDDQEIEENIAHNCQANGITPVLPHIKHSWGDPFPTADPDWDLVIASDILLYVKQYPNLIKSLSYLLKSYKPKEDKAVCPVGNDQNSGKRMGLPAPAFLMSWRRRIGKEDESLFFSGCEDAGLEVEHIGSRVYCIKLRKNIVTIPQES, encoded by the exons ATGGACATAGCTCTCTTCTCTCCATCTTCACTCTTCGCCGACGACGCCGACGACGAAGAAGTCTCTGTTG ATGAGGACCAAACAGAGATCCATCAGAGCTATGTGGAGAGGAAGCACCAGTTTTCTGGCATT GAGTTGCTTATTCGAGAATTTTCCTTTCACCAGTTGAATGCTAACTTACTCTGGCCGGGTACATTTGCATTTTCAGAATGGCTAGTTCAACATCAATCATGGATAGATGGTCGGCGTTGCCTTGAACTGGGCAG TGGGACTGGAGCTTTGGCTATTTTTCTCCGAAAATCATTTAATCTTGACATAACAACATCAGACTATGATGATCAGGAAATTGAAGAGAACATAGCTCATAACTGCCAGGCAAATGGAATTACACCTGTCCTTCCTCATATAAAGC ATTCTTGGGGAGACCCCTTTCCAACTGCTGACCCAGACTGGGACCTGGTCATCGCAAGTGATATCCTGTTGT ATGTCAAACAGTACCCTAACTTGATAAAGTCTCTCTCTTATCTCCTAAAATCTTACAAGCCTAAAGAAGACAAAGCTGTTTGTCCTGTGGGAAATGACCAGAATAGTG GAAAGCGCATGGGGTTGCCTGCACCAGCATTTCTAATGAGCTGGAGACGCAGAATTGGGAAGGAGGATGAATCACTCTTCTTCTCCGGTTGTGAGGATGCTGGTCTCGAGGTGGAGCACATCGGATCCCGTGTGTATTGCatcaaattaagaaaaaatattgtcACTATCCCCCAAGAGAGTTGA
- the LOC18597544 gene encoding LIMR family protein At5g01460 has translation MGDFNLALVIVAIIVCVLVFLFNVYLLVNYQHPDDANQAYFPKFVVVFGLSIAAISILMLPADVANRQACRNAIYNGACKLTLPMKDLWLAVYIVDAVLVFFIIPFAMFYYEGDQDKSVGKRIKSALLWVVTTAIVCALLLGILYGLVGKVDFTVRHLSSATTNFPSTWEFSSGQPCIGGSGARACSAYTANASSEKTWTMRTTFPEYVVALATIVGSVLFSIFGGVGIASLPLGLIASFIRRPKAVITRSQYIKEATELGKKARELKKAADALHQEERSGSKGRKWRKNVKAVEKELLQLEEDVKLLEEMYPQGEKAETAWALTVLGYLGKLVLGILGLIVSVAWVAHIIIYLLIDPPLSPFLNEVFIKLDDIWGLLGTVAFAFFCFYLLLAVIAGAMMLGLRLVFITIHPMKWGATLMNSFLFNVALILLCSISVIQFCSTAFGYYAQATAAQEIFGHTLQSLRGIKYLYKYNVFQIAFVVLAGLTFVYYVAFGWRRKKPSGRFQLSS, from the exons ATGGGCGATTTCAACCTCGCTCTGGTAATCGTCGCCATAATCGTATGCGTCCTAGTGTTCCTCTTCAATGTCTACCTCCTCGTCAATTACCAGCACCCGGACGACGCTAACCAAGCGTATTTCCCCAAATTCGTCGTCGTTTTCGGGCTCTCCATCGCCGCCATTTCCATTCTCATGTTGCCGGCTGATGTCGCCAACCGGCAGGCGTGTAGGAACGCGATATACAATGGCGCGTGTAAACTCACCTTGCCTATGAAGGATCTCTGGCTCGCTGTTTATATCGTTGATGCCGTGCTGGTTTTCTTCATAATCCCCTTCGCCATGTTCTACTACGAAGGAGACCAGGATAA GAGTGTTGGCAAACGGATAAAGAGCGCGTTGCTGTGGGTGGTGACAACGGCCATTGTTTGTGCTCTCCTGCTTGGCATTCTATAtg GACTAGTTGGAAAGGTGGATTTTACCGTTAGGCACCTGTCTTCTGCCACTACTAACTTTCCAAGTACCTGGGAGTTCTCTAGTGGTCAGCCATGTATTGGTGGAAGTGGTGCACGAGCG TGCTCTGCATATACTGCTAATGCTTCATCAGAGAAAACATGGACCATGCGCACCACTTTTCCAGAATATGTAGTTGCTCTTGCTACTATTGTTGGATCTGTTCTTTTCTCG ATATTTGGTGGTGTAGGTATTGCTTCTCTACCTCTTGGGCTTATCGCTTCATTTATCCGCCGTCCAAAGGCTGTTATTACTCGCTCACAGTATATTAAG GAAGCAACCGAACTTGGTAAAAAGGCAAGAGAGTTGAAGAAAGCGGCTGATGCACTTcatcaagaagaaagaagtggTTCCAAGGGTAGAAAGTGGCGTAAAAATGTTAAGGCTGTGGAAAAG GAGTTGCTTCAGTTGGAAGAAGATGTAAAGCTTTTGGAAGAGATGTACCCTCAAGGTGAAAAG GCTGAAACTGCCTGGGCCTTGACAGTTCTTGGATACTTGGGAAAACTTGTGTTGGGAATTCTTGG GTTGATTGTTTCAGTAGCTTGGGTTGCTCATATTATCATTTACCTTCTGATTGATCCACCACTCTCTCCTTTCCTAAATGAGGTCTTCATTAAGCTGGATGATATATGGG GTCTTCTGGGTACTGTAGCATTTGCATTCTTTTGCTTCTACCTTCTGCTTGCTGTGATTGCGGGTGCAATGATGCTTGGTCTGAGATTAGTTTTCATTACTATTCATCCTATGAA GTGGGGAGCTACTCTAATGAACTCTTTTCTGTTCAATGTGGCACTTATTCTTTTGTGCTCAATAAG TGTCATACAGTTCTGTTCCACAGCATTTGGGTACTATGCTCAAGCAACTGCTGCCCAGGAAATATTCGGCCACACATTGCAATCTCTTCGTggaattaaatatttgtacAA GTATAATGTATTTCAAATTGCATTCGTTGTTCTAGCGGGATTGACCTTCGTGTATTATGTTGCTTTT ggatggagaagaaaaaaacctaGCGGCAGGTTCCAACTTTCCTCGTAA